Genomic window (Tolypothrix sp. NIES-4075):
GTAGCCTGGCAAGGTAACTTCCAAGAGTGGATCAAAGATCCCATTCATATCCGGCCGATCGCTCATGCGATTTGGGACCCTCACTTCGGTAAACCAGCAATTGAAGCTTTCACCCAAGGTGGAGCTAGCAATCCAGTAAACATAGCTTACTCAGGTGTTTACCACTGGTGGTACACCATCGGGATGCGGACGAACAATGACCTGTATATGGGTTCAGTGTTCCTCCTGCTATTAGCAGCAGTATTTCTGTTTGCAGGTTGGTTGCATTTGCAGCCCAAGTTCCGTCCCAGCCTCTCTTGGTTTAAGAGTGCTGAACCTCGCCTAAACCACCACTTAGCTGGTTTGTTTGGTGTTAGTTCCTTGGCTTGGACAGGTCACTTGGTTCACGTTGCTATCCCCGAATCTCGCGGACAGCACGTGGGTTGGGATAACTTTTTATCCACCCTGCCGCACCCAGAAGGTTTAACACCCTTCTTTACAGGTAACTGGGGTGCTTATGCTGCTAACCCTGACACTGCCAACCATGTGTTTGGTACATCACAAGGTGCAGGAACTGCGATTCTGACTTTCTTGGGTGGTTTCCATCCTCAGACTGAATCGCTGTGGTTGACCGATATGGCTCACCACCACTTGGCGATCGCTGTGATCTTCATCATCGCCGGTCACCAGTACCGCACTAACTTCGGTATTGGTCACAGCATTAAAGAAATGCTGAACGCCAAGAACTTCTTTGGTGTCGAAACTGAAGGTCAGTTCAACCTGCCTCACCAAGGACTCTACGACACCTATAACAACTCTTTGCACTTCCAGTTGTCTATACACCTGGCAGCATTAGGAACCATCACTTCCTTGGTAGCGCAGCACATGTACGCTATGCCTCCTTACGCTTTTATCGCTAAGGACTACACAACACAGGCAGCGCTGTACACGCACCACCAGTATATTGCTGTATTCTTGATGACTGGCGCTTTTGCCCATGCCGCCATCTTCTGGGTACGTGACTACGACCCAGAACAAAACAAGGGCAACGTACTTGACCGCGTGCTGAAGCACAAAGAAGCGATTATCTCTCACCTTAGCTGGGTGTCTCTCTTCCTAGGCTTCCACACCTTAAGCTTGTACGTACACAACGACGTAGTAGTAGCTTTTGGAACTCCTGAGAAACAAATCTTGATTGAACCGGTGTTTGCCCAGTTCATCCAGGCTTCTCACGGGAAAGTGCTTTACGGCTTAAACACCTTGCTGTCTAACCCGGATAGCATTGCCTTCACGGCTTGGCCCAACTACGGTAACGTCTGGTTACCAGGATGGCTGGATGCAGTTAACAACAGCACCAACTCCCTGTTCTTGACCATCGGTCCTGGTGACTTTTTAGTACACCACGCCTTTGCGCTGGCTATCCACACCACTGTTTTGATTTTGGTCAAAGGTGCTTTGGATGCCCGTGGTTCTAAGCTGATGCCCGATAAAAAGGACTTCGGCTATGCCTTCCCTTGCGACGGTCCAGGTC
Coding sequences:
- the psaB gene encoding photosystem I core protein PsaB, coding for MATKFPKFSQDLAQDPTTRRLWYAMAMGNDFESHDGMTEENLYQRIFATHFGHVAIIFLWASSLLFHVAWQGNFQEWIKDPIHIRPIAHAIWDPHFGKPAIEAFTQGGASNPVNIAYSGVYHWWYTIGMRTNNDLYMGSVFLLLLAAVFLFAGWLHLQPKFRPSLSWFKSAEPRLNHHLAGLFGVSSLAWTGHLVHVAIPESRGQHVGWDNFLSTLPHPEGLTPFFTGNWGAYAANPDTANHVFGTSQGAGTAILTFLGGFHPQTESLWLTDMAHHHLAIAVIFIIAGHQYRTNFGIGHSIKEMLNAKNFFGVETEGQFNLPHQGLYDTYNNSLHFQLSIHLAALGTITSLVAQHMYAMPPYAFIAKDYTTQAALYTHHQYIAVFLMTGAFAHAAIFWVRDYDPEQNKGNVLDRVLKHKEAIISHLSWVSLFLGFHTLSLYVHNDVVVAFGTPEKQILIEPVFAQFIQASHGKVLYGLNTLLSNPDSIAFTAWPNYGNVWLPGWLDAVNNSTNSLFLTIGPGDFLVHHAFALAIHTTVLILVKGALDARGSKLMPDKKDFGYAFPCDGPGRGGTCDISGWDSFYLALFWSLNTVGWVTFYWHWKHLGIWQGNVAQFNESSTYLMGWFRDYLWANSAQLINGYNPYGMNNLSVWAWMFLFGHLVWATGFMFLISWRGYWQELIETLVWAHERTPLANLVRWKDKPVAMSIVQGRLVGLAHFTVGYVLTYAAFLIASTAGKFG